One Phycisphaera mikurensis NBRC 102666 DNA window includes the following coding sequences:
- a CDS encoding glycosyltransferase family 4 protein: MKVGFLTGLHGLADGGVGPYGERLWSTLGAHAFGPGLGVAEVPHDLHFGRGPRGRPLESFLDLLHVPAQVPPPNLRVRYACTMHDVQHLHHPEHFDAEVLAFREAAYPALLDRAAHVVVSFPHVRDDLLHHFGLPPEKVTVVPLPWGHFRLPEPPPAERARFADRHRRLGDFFLYPAQTWPHKNHLRLIDAFERFAAETGSPAGLVCTGRRNGHMAAIEARLANSPVRARVRFLGIVPEAELAWLYRRCLAVVIPTLYEAGSIPLGEAMSLGVPVACSAVTSLPDTIRNPAATFDPRDPDAIAAQLCRLAQDPAHREAIATHGSRRFEELTREPTAQRLEAAWRTALHAMAG; this comes from the coding sequence GTGAAGGTCGGCTTCCTCACCGGCCTGCACGGCCTCGCCGACGGCGGCGTTGGCCCCTACGGCGAGCGGCTCTGGTCGACGCTCGGCGCCCACGCCTTCGGCCCGGGCCTCGGCGTCGCCGAGGTGCCCCACGACCTGCACTTCGGCCGGGGCCCCCGCGGCCGGCCGCTGGAGAGCTTCCTGGACCTCCTGCACGTCCCCGCGCAGGTCCCGCCGCCCAACCTGCGGGTCCGCTACGCGTGCACGATGCACGATGTGCAGCACCTCCACCACCCCGAGCACTTCGACGCGGAGGTGCTCGCGTTCCGCGAAGCGGCCTACCCCGCTCTCCTGGACCGTGCCGCCCACGTTGTCGTCTCCTTCCCGCACGTCCGCGACGACCTGCTGCACCACTTCGGCCTGCCGCCGGAGAAGGTGACGGTGGTCCCGCTGCCCTGGGGGCATTTCCGGCTGCCGGAGCCGCCGCCGGCGGAGCGGGCCCGCTTCGCGGACCGGCACCGGCGCCTCGGGGACTTCTTCCTGTACCCCGCCCAGACGTGGCCGCACAAGAACCACCTCCGGCTCATCGACGCGTTCGAGCGCTTCGCCGCCGAGACCGGCTCCCCGGCGGGCCTGGTCTGCACGGGCCGGCGCAATGGGCACATGGCCGCCATCGAGGCGCGGCTCGCCAACTCGCCGGTGCGGGCCCGCGTCCGCTTCCTGGGGATCGTGCCCGAGGCGGAGCTGGCCTGGCTCTACCGGCGTTGCCTCGCGGTGGTGATCCCGACGCTCTACGAGGCGGGCAGCATCCCCCTCGGCGAGGCGATGTCCCTGGGCGTGCCGGTCGCCTGCTCCGCCGTCACCTCGCTGCCGGACACGATCCGCAACCCGGCCGCGACCTTCGACCCGCGCGATCCCGACGCGATCGCCGCGCAGCTCTGCCGCCTGGCGCAGGATCCCGCGCACCGCGAAGCCATCGCCACGCACGGCTCGCGCCGCTTCGAGGAGCTCACGCGGGAGCCGACCGCCCAGCGCCTGGAAGCCGCTTGGCGGACGGCGCTTCACGCGATGGCCGGGTGA
- a CDS encoding DegT/DnrJ/EryC1/StrS family aminotransferase, producing MEAPHDRPRAGEAAVALAEAPGDAAAAGFIPVYEPGLGPLEREYVLRCLDSGWISSKGGFVGRFEQELAAWTGHRHGVAVCNGTAALHVALLGVGVGPGDEVIVPTLTYVASVNAIAYAGAKPVFVDCDAETWQMDPAAVAAAVGPRTAAILAVHLYGQPCDTPALHAVAARHGLAVVEDAAEALGSATPLGHVGAGSDAATLSFYGNKTLTTGEGGMVLTHRADVAERVAKLKGQGLAGEDPYWHDEVGFNYRMTNICAAIGCAQLQRLDGVLARKRAIAARYRERLPGLAFQATRPGTVHSHWMVCLRLPEPKRRDAVRWSLLRRGIETRPVFHPVHRMPMHGGAAEDFPVSSAVAAAGLNLPSHPGLADAQVDRVAASLREAL from the coding sequence GTGGAAGCCCCGCACGACCGGCCGCGAGCAGGCGAGGCAGCGGTTGCACTCGCCGAGGCACCCGGCGACGCGGCCGCGGCCGGCTTCATCCCCGTGTACGAGCCGGGCCTGGGCCCGCTGGAGCGGGAGTACGTGCTGCGGTGCCTCGACAGCGGCTGGATCTCGTCCAAGGGCGGGTTCGTCGGCCGGTTCGAGCAGGAGCTCGCCGCTTGGACCGGCCACCGCCACGGCGTCGCCGTCTGCAACGGCACGGCCGCCCTGCACGTCGCGCTGCTCGGCGTCGGCGTCGGGCCCGGCGACGAGGTGATCGTCCCCACGCTCACCTACGTCGCGTCGGTCAACGCGATCGCGTACGCCGGAGCGAAGCCCGTCTTCGTCGACTGCGACGCCGAGACCTGGCAGATGGACCCGGCCGCCGTGGCGGCCGCCGTGGGCCCGCGGACCGCCGCGATCCTCGCCGTGCACCTCTACGGCCAGCCCTGCGACACGCCCGCCCTGCACGCCGTCGCCGCGCGTCACGGGCTCGCCGTGGTGGAGGACGCCGCCGAGGCCCTCGGCAGCGCGACCCCCCTCGGCCACGTCGGCGCCGGGAGCGACGCCGCCACGCTGAGCTTCTACGGGAACAAGACGCTCACCACCGGAGAGGGCGGCATGGTGCTGACCCACCGCGCCGACGTGGCGGAGCGGGTGGCCAAGCTCAAGGGCCAGGGCCTCGCCGGCGAGGATCCCTACTGGCACGACGAGGTGGGCTTCAACTACCGCATGACCAACATCTGCGCCGCGATCGGCTGCGCCCAGCTGCAGCGGCTCGACGGCGTGCTCGCCCGCAAGCGGGCGATCGCGGCGCGGTACCGCGAGCGTCTGCCCGGGCTCGCGTTCCAGGCGACGCGGCCGGGCACGGTCCACAGCCACTGGATGGTGTGCCTGCGCCTGCCCGAGCCGAAGCGGCGCGACGCGGTGCGTTGGAGCCTCCTCCGGCGCGGCATCGAGACGCGGCCGGTGTTCCACCCCGTCCACCGCATGCCGATGCACGGCGGAGCGGCGGAGGACTTCCCCGTTTCCTCCGCCGTGGCGGCGGCCGGGCTGAACCTCCCCAGCCACCCCGGCCTCGCCGACGCCCAGGTCGATCGCGTGGCCGCGTCGCTGCGGGAGGCGCTTTGA
- a CDS encoding glycosyltransferase has translation MPPEPTPTNPRGTAPRPPRVAMIGRGFGATGGGVGVYLDGASRTLADAGVAVHVVTAAADGSARTQRDGLRTVHRLPLLPASCGWERQVAAFAMDAAERVAALHAAGAVDVAEVAEFEAAGLALQLLGRAAGGARRCPVQVHAHCPTAELMRMSSVPASLPGASVRRIDLAERASLLLADGVVTPSASQAGWLRGPLGLPIEPAVIPLPLADPGPPPPWPEGPPEVLYAGRLEPGKGVEALVRAWPAVAEAVPGARLRMAGADTSTAPGGGSMRAHLAALLEEAGVAPPAAAFLGALPPAGLAEARARARVCVVPSLWESFSWSCAEAMAAARPVVASDTGAMRELLGGCEGGWLFASGRVEALADALRRALQETPEAAAARGRRGRERVLRRCDPAANNAQRIQRFADLVARAEVRDPRPRRLPPDRRERLREVGVALARGGDGPHPAVSADAVPPAWHGWLGVRRERAGASAAAPGSMDLPEPPTRGTAEAALVPLLLACLTGDAAEPPAFAWAAAEEDPAAADAVDLVRVLAPGLRCLHPDAAWRRFGVDAADPGAGAEPLAAARRWLGLQPPVGDPGTTDARGDAAARLGRALQDLADRGVRRVALHGAGAHTRRGAAALAEPPVRIVAVLDDDPRRAGGSLFGHPVLGPDEAVARGLMEAVVLSSDAAEEQLAAGWAQRAAPGVEVVRLYA, from the coding sequence ATGCCCCCGGAGCCGACGCCGACGAACCCGCGCGGGACCGCCCCGCGACCGCCGCGGGTGGCGATGATCGGGCGCGGCTTCGGCGCCACCGGGGGCGGCGTGGGCGTCTACCTCGACGGCGCCTCCCGGACGCTCGCGGACGCGGGCGTGGCGGTGCACGTGGTGACCGCGGCGGCGGACGGCTCCGCCCGCACCCAGCGGGACGGGCTCCGCACCGTGCACCGGCTCCCGCTGCTGCCGGCGTCGTGCGGCTGGGAGCGGCAGGTGGCCGCCTTCGCAATGGACGCGGCCGAGCGGGTGGCGGCGCTGCACGCCGCGGGCGCCGTGGACGTGGCCGAGGTCGCCGAGTTCGAGGCCGCCGGCCTGGCGCTGCAGCTGCTCGGGCGGGCGGCGGGGGGCGCCCGCCGCTGCCCGGTGCAGGTCCACGCCCACTGCCCCACCGCCGAGCTGATGCGGATGAGCTCGGTGCCGGCGTCGCTTCCGGGCGCCTCCGTCCGCCGGATCGACCTGGCGGAGCGGGCCTCGCTGCTGCTCGCCGACGGCGTGGTGACGCCCTCGGCCTCCCAGGCCGGCTGGCTGCGGGGCCCGCTGGGGCTCCCGATCGAGCCGGCCGTGATCCCCCTGCCTCTCGCCGATCCGGGGCCGCCGCCGCCCTGGCCCGAGGGCCCGCCCGAGGTGCTGTACGCCGGGCGGCTGGAGCCGGGCAAGGGCGTGGAGGCGCTGGTGCGGGCGTGGCCGGCGGTGGCGGAAGCGGTGCCCGGGGCGCGCCTGCGGATGGCCGGCGCGGACACGTCGACGGCGCCCGGCGGCGGATCGATGCGCGCCCATCTGGCGGCGCTGCTGGAGGAAGCAGGCGTCGCCCCGCCGGCCGCCGCCTTCCTCGGAGCGCTCCCGCCGGCGGGCTTGGCGGAGGCGCGGGCCCGCGCCCGGGTCTGCGTGGTCCCGTCGCTCTGGGAGAGCTTCTCGTGGAGCTGCGCCGAGGCGATGGCCGCGGCCCGCCCCGTGGTCGCCTCGGACACGGGGGCGATGCGGGAGCTGCTCGGCGGCTGCGAGGGCGGGTGGCTGTTCGCTTCGGGCCGGGTGGAGGCGCTCGCGGACGCGCTCCGGCGGGCGCTGCAGGAGACCCCCGAAGCGGCGGCGGCACGCGGGCGGCGGGGGCGGGAGCGGGTCCTCCGCCGCTGCGACCCGGCGGCGAACAACGCGCAGCGGATCCAACGCTTCGCGGACCTCGTCGCTCGCGCGGAGGTGCGGGACCCCCGGCCGCGACGGCTCCCGCCGGATCGGCGCGAAAGGCTCCGGGAGGTCGGCGTGGCGCTGGCCCGCGGCGGCGATGGACCGCACCCGGCGGTGTCCGCCGACGCCGTCCCGCCGGCCTGGCACGGCTGGCTGGGGGTCCGACGCGAGCGCGCCGGGGCTTCCGCGGCCGCCCCCGGCTCGATGGATCTGCCGGAGCCGCCGACGCGCGGCACGGCCGAAGCGGCCCTGGTTCCGCTGCTGCTGGCGTGCCTGACCGGCGATGCGGCGGAGCCTCCCGCTTTCGCGTGGGCGGCCGCCGAGGAGGACCCGGCCGCGGCCGACGCCGTGGACCTGGTCCGCGTGCTGGCGCCCGGGCTGCGCTGCCTGCACCCCGACGCGGCCTGGCGACGCTTCGGCGTGGACGCCGCCGACCCCGGTGCGGGCGCGGAGCCGCTGGCCGCGGCGCGGCGGTGGCTGGGGCTGCAGCCACCGGTCGGCGACCCGGGCACGACCGACGCGAGGGGCGACGCCGCGGCCCGCCTCGGCCGCGCCCTGCAGGACCTCGCCGACCGCGGGGTCCGCCGCGTCGCGCTGCACGGCGCCGGGGCGCACACCCGCCGCGGCGCCGCCGCCCTCGCCGAGCCGCCGGTCCGGATCGTGGCGGTGCTCGACGACGACCCGCGCCGCGCCGGCGGGTCGCTCTTCGGCCACCCGGTCCTCGGGCCCGACGAGGCCGTCGCCCGCGGCTTGATGGAGGCGGTCGTGCTCAGCTCCGACGCCGCCGAGGAGCAGCTCGCCGCCGGCTGGGCGCAGCGGGCGGCGCCCGGTGTCGAGGTGGTCCGGCTCTACGCCTGA
- a CDS encoding glycosyltransferase family 2 protein, whose product MPAPAVSVAIATRGRPAWCAEAVASVPAAAEGLPVEVVVAVDGGDAAPEPALRALAAAGRCRLVEAPAAGGAATRNAALREAAAAWVCVLDDDDRLAPGALARLRARADGDAEAVGVAGRVEGFREAGGPPIALGTLPDTDAIGFDDLVIGDPVVSLGSALLRTDAVRAAGGFDASLRIVEDWDLLLKLCRGRRLRLEPSVTLHYRLHAGNGSVSDPSETLRQSLRLLKRHARDEPAAVRAAAAVNLMRWVGRPVFRGVHERMARLACEGLDADWILLARLYAFGGRDPRLLRLAGETLTRPRPAPGQERRAPRAVPGPPAAQA is encoded by the coding sequence ATGCCCGCTCCCGCCGTCAGCGTCGCCATCGCCACGAGGGGACGGCCAGCATGGTGCGCCGAGGCGGTCGCCTCGGTGCCCGCCGCCGCGGAGGGCCTCCCGGTGGAGGTCGTGGTGGCGGTGGACGGGGGCGATGCCGCGCCGGAGCCGGCGCTGCGGGCGCTCGCGGCGGCGGGGCGGTGCCGCCTGGTGGAGGCGCCCGCGGCGGGCGGCGCCGCGACGCGCAACGCGGCGCTCCGCGAGGCCGCCGCGGCGTGGGTCTGCGTGCTCGACGACGACGACCGGCTCGCCCCCGGCGCCCTCGCCCGCCTGCGGGCGCGGGCGGATGGGGACGCCGAGGCCGTCGGCGTCGCCGGCCGCGTCGAGGGCTTCCGCGAGGCCGGCGGGCCGCCGATCGCGCTGGGCACGCTGCCCGACACGGACGCGATCGGCTTCGACGACCTGGTCATCGGCGACCCGGTCGTCAGCCTGGGCTCGGCGCTCCTGCGGACCGACGCCGTCCGCGCCGCGGGCGGCTTCGACGCGTCGCTGCGCATCGTCGAGGACTGGGACCTGCTCCTGAAGCTCTGCCGCGGCCGGCGCCTGCGGCTGGAGCCCTCCGTGACGCTGCACTACCGGCTGCACGCGGGCAACGGCTCGGTGTCGGATCCGTCCGAGACGCTGCGGCAGTCGCTCCGCCTGCTGAAGAGGCACGCGCGGGACGAGCCGGCCGCGGTGCGGGCCGCGGCGGCCGTCAACCTGATGCGCTGGGTCGGCCGGCCGGTCTTCCGCGGCGTCCACGAGCGCATGGCCCGGCTCGCGTGCGAGGGGCTCGACGCGGATTGGATCCTGCTGGCCCGGCTCTACGCGTTCGGCGGCCGCGACCCGCGCCTGCTCCGCCTCGCGGGCGAGACGCTGACCCGCCCGCGGCCGGCACCGGGCCAAGAGCGGCGCGCGCCGCGCGCGGTGCCCGGTCCACCGGCCGCTCAGGCGTAG
- a CDS encoding glycosyltransferase family 2 protein has product MPEREASLTVVIPSADRPGTLERCLASLAAQRLRPGAVKVGLDGGAGARVEALHRRWSPHVPGLDVRALPRAGSQPARAALLASVQTPYTLCLNDDVEAQPTLVEAHLDRLGAGDPVLVTGPCRQSAADPADPRPATLLDRLVEETDLVFFDASAAAAAGELTYRHCYGLNLSAATELLRRDGGFLDLPGRYGYEDLELAWRLTRRHGVALRWAAGAGVVHTHRLSVEQLCVREERLGATAWDVAARNGGFMRELLGLDCRSADHLSFCRRAVDRGAADAARCRASFERLAAMPAETIPPGSPLLIELQHFWIPLKRQLWRQGLILGAEQEKGRAG; this is encoded by the coding sequence ATGCCCGAGCGCGAGGCCTCCCTCACCGTCGTCATCCCCAGCGCCGACCGGCCCGGCACGCTGGAACGCTGCCTCGCCTCGCTCGCGGCCCAGCGGCTCCGCCCCGGGGCGGTGAAGGTGGGCCTGGACGGCGGTGCGGGCGCGCGGGTCGAGGCGCTGCACCGGCGCTGGAGCCCCCACGTCCCCGGCCTGGACGTGCGGGCGCTGCCCCGCGCCGGCTCGCAGCCCGCCCGCGCCGCGCTGCTCGCTTCGGTCCAGACGCCCTACACGCTGTGCCTCAACGACGACGTGGAGGCCCAGCCGACGCTGGTGGAGGCGCACCTCGACCGACTCGGCGCCGGCGACCCCGTGCTGGTGACGGGGCCGTGCCGGCAGTCCGCGGCGGACCCGGCGGACCCGCGGCCGGCGACGCTGCTCGACCGGCTCGTCGAGGAGACGGACCTCGTGTTCTTCGACGCCTCGGCGGCGGCGGCGGCGGGCGAGCTGACCTACCGGCACTGCTACGGGCTGAACCTCTCGGCGGCGACGGAGCTGCTCCGCCGCGACGGCGGCTTCCTCGACCTGCCCGGGCGCTACGGCTACGAGGACCTGGAGCTGGCGTGGCGGCTGACCCGGCGGCACGGCGTCGCGCTCCGCTGGGCCGCCGGAGCCGGCGTGGTGCACACGCACCGGCTGAGCGTCGAGCAGCTCTGCGTGCGGGAGGAGCGGCTCGGGGCGACCGCGTGGGACGTGGCCGCACGCAACGGCGGCTTCATGCGGGAATTGCTCGGTCTGGACTGCCGGTCCGCCGACCACCTGAGCTTCTGCCGCCGGGCCGTCGACCGCGGCGCCGCGGACGCGGCCCGCTGCCGGGCGTCGTTCGAGCGGCTCGCCGCCATGCCGGCCGAGACGATCCCCCCCGGCTCGCCGCTGCTGATCGAGCTGCAGCACTTCTGGATCCCGCTCAAGCGGCAGCTGTGGCGGCAAGGGCTGATCCTCGGCGCGGAGCAGGAAAAGGGCCGCGCCGGGTGA
- a CDS encoding PfkB family carbohydrate kinase — MSAPPPKPIDGAGLQAVGERARAAGRKVVLCHGCFDVLHPGHVGYLQAAAAQGDVLVVSITSDDAIEKADGTRPHLPEEMRSEHLAALACVDHVVVCAAETASPVIERLKPDLYVKGSEYANSDDPRVAAERERVESLGGRVLFTSGAVVMSSTALLAAAGPAGAAGEAERLAAACGRWGLDAARALGLLRGFAGLRVVVVGDALEDRYSVSDAVEAADEGPCLSMRPERVLSFAGGAAAVASHAAALGAEVTLVAPGGPDAASRAFADRLGAAGVIPRLLPLRGGIPVKERFVVGTQKLLKVDHGSSVPLDSAGQRRLREAAVEAAAGRTDAVILSDFGLGCLDAASLAPLLAPLRPRARVLAGDVSGPRPTLEAMRGVDLLTPNERELRAACAAPDLSLPTVASGLMERLGVPNLLATLDARGAVLFHPRDPAPGRWFDHRLRSDHVPSLTARAVDPVGAGDALLAVATLTLAAGGTGPQAAYLGSVAAAVAVDRLGNAAVDAATLRSALRERPELRASTATPRVVLGAAAWPQRRPHAALGSPGVPLARAEPSPTA, encoded by the coding sequence GTGTCCGCCCCGCCGCCGAAGCCGATCGACGGGGCCGGGCTCCAGGCGGTCGGCGAGCGGGCGCGCGCCGCCGGCCGCAAGGTCGTGCTGTGCCACGGCTGCTTCGACGTGCTCCACCCCGGCCACGTCGGCTACCTGCAGGCGGCCGCGGCGCAGGGCGACGTGCTGGTGGTCTCGATCACCTCCGACGACGCGATCGAGAAGGCCGACGGCACGCGGCCGCACCTGCCCGAGGAGATGCGGAGCGAGCACCTCGCGGCGCTGGCCTGCGTCGACCACGTGGTCGTGTGCGCGGCGGAGACCGCGAGCCCGGTCATCGAGCGGCTCAAGCCGGACCTCTACGTGAAGGGCAGCGAGTACGCGAATTCCGACGACCCGCGGGTCGCGGCGGAGCGCGAGCGGGTGGAGTCGCTGGGCGGCCGCGTGCTCTTCACCTCCGGCGCGGTGGTCATGAGCTCCACCGCCCTGCTCGCCGCGGCCGGCCCCGCGGGCGCGGCGGGCGAGGCGGAACGGCTCGCCGCGGCGTGCGGGCGGTGGGGCCTGGACGCCGCGCGGGCGCTCGGGCTGCTCCGCGGCTTCGCGGGCCTGCGGGTGGTGGTGGTGGGGGACGCGCTGGAGGACCGCTACAGCGTGTCCGACGCGGTCGAGGCCGCCGACGAGGGGCCCTGCCTGTCGATGCGTCCCGAGCGGGTGCTGTCTTTCGCGGGGGGCGCGGCGGCGGTGGCCTCGCACGCGGCCGCGCTCGGGGCCGAAGTCACGCTCGTGGCCCCCGGCGGGCCGGACGCGGCCTCGCGAGCCTTCGCCGACCGGCTCGGAGCCGCCGGCGTGATCCCCCGCCTGCTCCCGCTCCGCGGCGGGATCCCGGTGAAGGAGCGCTTCGTCGTCGGCACGCAGAAGCTGCTGAAGGTGGACCACGGGAGCAGCGTCCCGCTGGACTCGGCGGGCCAGCGGCGGCTGCGGGAGGCCGCGGTGGAAGCGGCGGCGGGCCGCACCGACGCGGTCATCCTCAGCGACTTCGGCCTCGGCTGCCTCGACGCCGCCTCGCTGGCCCCGCTGCTCGCCCCGCTCCGCCCGCGGGCCCGCGTGCTCGCCGGCGACGTCTCCGGCCCGCGGCCGACCCTCGAGGCGATGCGGGGCGTGGACCTGCTCACGCCCAACGAGCGCGAGCTGCGGGCCGCCTGCGCCGCGCCCGACCTCTCGCTGCCGACGGTGGCTTCGGGGCTGATGGAGCGGCTCGGGGTGCCGAACCTGCTGGCGACGCTCGACGCCCGCGGCGCCGTGCTCTTCCACCCCCGGGATCCCGCGCCGGGCCGCTGGTTCGACCACCGGCTACGCAGCGACCACGTCCCGTCGCTCACCGCCCGGGCCGTCGATCCGGTCGGCGCCGGCGACGCGCTGCTCGCCGTCGCCACGCTCACGCTCGCCGCCGGCGGCACCGGCCCGCAGGCGGCGTACCTCGGCTCGGTCGCCGCCGCCGTCGCGGTGGACCGCCTCGGCAACGCCGCCGTCGACGCGGCGACCCTGCGGTCGGCGCTGCGGGAACGGCCCGAGCTGCGGGCGTCGACCGCCACGCCCCGCGTGGTGCTGGGGGCCGCGGCCTGGCCCCAGAGGCGGCCTCACGCGGCGTTGGGCTCGCCCGGGGTGCCGCTCGCCCGCGCCGAACCGAGCCCGACGGCCTGA
- a CDS encoding glycosyltransferase family 2 protein — protein sequence MADWSVIIATRGRREELGVTLHALAEHPAASRLEVIVADNASEDGTAAAVRGFARRRPGLAVRVIERGDANPCAGRNQAAAASSGQRLLFLDDDSTPRPGTLAAAAAALASDPRLGAVGGPVHLPGGGQDACALPALSPACGWAVRREAFERVGGFDAGLFMQAEELGLACRLLAAGWSVAREEAVAFDHRKAATARRSLRAARLDLRNNLALSAGYLEPERAAAARPGLVERYGRLLLAAGGTGADADAAAAEASSLPRIGPPLPAAAAESLYGFERQRAAVAAFAERERLAPGTPVTLAGFTKHADLTAEAAEAAGLVVAAVTDPAEAFRGGVLHAVPVVAPGAEAASSTRAVLHTDLNPGRRRPAPDPAGRPSLLLRDAYPAVATAG from the coding sequence GTGGCCGACTGGAGCGTGATCATCGCGACGCGGGGCCGGCGGGAGGAGCTGGGCGTGACGCTGCACGCGCTCGCGGAGCATCCGGCCGCGAGCCGGTTGGAGGTGATCGTCGCGGACAACGCCTCGGAGGACGGGACGGCGGCGGCGGTCCGCGGGTTCGCGAGGCGTCGGCCCGGGCTGGCGGTGCGGGTGATCGAGCGGGGCGACGCGAACCCCTGCGCCGGGCGGAACCAGGCGGCGGCGGCGTCCAGCGGGCAGCGGCTGCTGTTCCTCGACGACGATTCCACGCCGCGGCCGGGCACGCTCGCCGCGGCGGCCGCGGCGTTGGCTTCGGATCCGCGGCTGGGCGCGGTGGGCGGACCTGTGCACCTGCCCGGCGGCGGGCAGGACGCGTGCGCGCTGCCCGCCCTGTCGCCGGCGTGCGGGTGGGCGGTGCGGCGGGAGGCTTTCGAGCGGGTGGGCGGCTTCGACGCCGGGCTGTTCATGCAGGCCGAGGAGCTGGGGCTGGCGTGCCGGCTGCTCGCGGCGGGGTGGTCGGTGGCGCGGGAGGAGGCGGTCGCGTTCGACCACCGCAAGGCGGCGACGGCGCGGCGGTCCCTCCGGGCGGCTCGGCTGGATCTGCGGAACAACCTCGCGCTGTCGGCGGGGTATCTGGAGCCAGAGCGGGCGGCGGCGGCCCGTCCGGGGCTGGTGGAGCGCTACGGCCGGCTGCTGCTCGCGGCGGGCGGCACCGGAGCGGACGCGGACGCGGCGGCGGCGGAAGCGTCGTCGCTCCCGCGGATCGGCCCGCCGCTGCCGGCCGCCGCGGCGGAGTCCTTGTACGGCTTCGAGCGGCAGCGAGCGGCGGTGGCGGCCTTCGCGGAGCGCGAGCGCCTGGCCCCGGGCACGCCGGTCACGCTCGCCGGTTTCACGAAGCACGCCGACCTGACGGCGGAGGCGGCGGAAGCCGCGGGGCTGGTGGTGGCCGCGGTGACGGATCCGGCGGAAGCCTTCCGCGGCGGCGTGCTGCACGCGGTGCCCGTCGTCGCTCCGGGTGCGGAAGCGGCGTCGTCCACGCGGGCCGTCCTGCACACCGACCTGAACCCCGGCCGCCGGCGGCCCGCGCCCGACCCGGCGGGGCGGCCGTCGCTCTTGCTCCGCGACGCGTACCCGGCGGTCGCGACGGCCGGTTGA